In Shewanella sp. MR-4, the genomic stretch AGCCATACCACTTCGGCTCAAGGGCTTTGGATAGAGTTTGATGTTATTGCTTTAGACCTTGCGCCCAACAGCTTAATCGATTGGTTTTATTTCGGCGTTACCGCAGAGCAAGACTCGCCGGTGGCAATAACCCTTAGCCGTTACGTAGAAGAATGTCGCCGCGCTGTAGGCGATCTCTGGTATCAAAGTGTGATTGCGCTGGATAAGGGGCGACACTGATGCATACCAGCCATATCCCAATCATTAAACAAGCATCGTCCTGCACGCAACCCAGTTTGCTCAAACCTATAGCGCTCAGCTATGCGCAAATCCTTGAGCTGCTCCAAGGACAGGACGATGAATGGCTGTTTAGCCGCGCGCAGCTCGCCACTGAGCTCGAATTTCAGCAACAGGTCTATTTACGCGGCATTGTTGAATTCTCCAATCATTGCCGTAACCACTGCCATTACTGTGGACTGCATAGCGAGAATCGGCAGGTAAAGCGGTATCGACTCTCAAACGAAGACATTCTCAGCGCAGTGGATAGCATAGCCTCACTCGGCCTCGGCACTGTGGTGCTGCAATCGGGAGATGATTTTAGCTACCGTTGCAAGCGCATCAGCGCCCTTATTAGTGAAATTAAGCAGCGCCATAACCTCGCAATCACCCTCTCCCTCGGTGATCGCAAACATCATGAGTTGGAAAACTGGCGTGAGGCGGGTGCCGATCGCTATTTACTCAAGATGGAAACCTTCGACCGCGCCCTCTTTGCTCGCTGTCGCCCTAAAGCCCATTTCGATGAACGAATTGCGAGACTTGCACACCTTAAGTCACTCGGTTTTCAGACAGGTTCTGGCATCATCATCGATTTACCAGGGATGACTGACGCTATCTTAGCCCGCGATATTCAATGCTTAACTGAGCTACAGCTCGATATGCTGGCCTGCGGCCCTTTTATCGCCCATGCACAAACTCCATTTGCCACATCGTCCAATGGCAGCGCCCTTAAGAGTCATCGAGTGAGCGCTATTTTGCGACTGATGAATCCTGGGGCGAATATCCCTGCGACCAGCTCCCTCGATGCCCTAGAAAAAGGCGCTCGGGAACAGGCACTAAAGCGAGGCTGCAATGTGATTATGCCCTCCTTCACCCCAACACAAGTGAGTGCCGATTACAGCATCTATCCGGGAAAAAACCAGCAACAACACCCAGCAGCAGAGCGACTTAAGCAAATCTGCCATCAAATTCAAAGCCATGGGCTAATCCCCTCCTTTAGCCGCGGTGATTCCAAAAGGAGCCAATATGTGTCAAGGCATTAATCCACAAGAGCATTCCCAGAGCCAATCAGCACCACGGGGCATGCGTTACCATATTGCCTTAGTCGGTCGACGCAATGCAGGTAAGTCCTCCCTGCTCAATATGATCGCAGGACAACAAATCTCCATTGTGTCCGATATTAAGGGCACCACCACTGATGCCGTGACCAAGGCCTATGAGTTACAACCCTTGGGGCCAGTAACCTTTTACGACACGGCTGGGATCGATGATGACGGAGAATTAGGTGCAATGCGGGTAAAGGCGACTCGTAAAGTGTTATTCCGCTCCGATATGGCACTCTTAGTGGTGGACGAACAAGGGCTTTATCCATCGGATATCGCCTTAGTGAACGAAATACAGCAGATGCGAATGCCGATACTGGTCGTATTCAATAAGGCCGATATCTGTACACCTAAAGCCGAGGATATCGCCTTCTGCCAACAGCAATCCTTGCCTTTTATTGTGGTCTCTGCCACCACAGGCCTTGCGGCCAAAATGCTTAAGCAGCTGATTATCGATTTAGCGCCCGCGGAATATAAGCAAGAACCCATGCTTGCGGGCGATCTCTATCAAGCGGGGGACGTTATCCTCTGTGTCGTACCTATTGATATGGCGGCCCCTAAAGGACGCTTGATCCTGCCGCAGGTACAGATCCTTCGGGAAGCATTGGATCGCAACGCGATCGCTATGGTGGTTAAAGAAACAGAATTAGAGAAGGCATTATCCGTCGTCACACCTAAACTGGTGATTTCCGATGCTCAGGCGATTAAACAAGTCGCCGCCCTAGTGCCAATATCGATTCCACTCACGACTTTCTCAACCCTGTTTGCGCGTTTTAAAGGGGATTTGGCCACCCTTGCCGCAGGCGCCGAGGCGTTAGATAAATTGCAAGATGGTGATAAAGTGCTGATCGCCGAAGCCTGCAGCCACAATGTGCAGGAAGATGATATCGGCCGAGTCAAGCTCCCCCGTTGGATAAATAGCTACACGGGTAAACAACTCGAATTTATCGTGACGTCCGGCCACGATTTTCCCGATGATTTAGAGCAATATGCCCTCGTCATCCACTGCGGTGCCTGTATGTTTAATCGTAATGAAATGCTCCGTCGCATCCACGAATGCCAACGTCGTAGTGTACCTATCACTAATTATGGAGTTGCGATTTCAAAGCTACAGGGCGTACTGCCACGGGTGCTCGCACCTTTTAACTGCAGTCCTCAGTAATAATGTATTGAGCCTCAGCGTCAGGCTTGGCTGCAATGAAATAGCTAAGCCTGTTTATCCTTCATGCATGGCAAACAACCACATGCACAGCAATACGAACTAAATCGCGCCCATAAAAAAACACCGCCGAAGCGGTGTTTTCTTAGTTTAAAGCAGTTGGTAATTAAGCTTCTGCAACAACAGATACTTTAACAACAGCTTTAACTTCAGTGTGTAACTGAACTTCAACTTCGAAGTCACCAGTAGTACGCAGAGCGCCTAATGGTAAACGAACTTCAGCTTTAGCCAGTTCAACGCCAGCAGCAGTTACTGCATCAGCGATGTCACGAGTGCCAACTGAACCAAACAGTTTGCCTTCATCACCAGCTTTAGAAGCGATAACAACAGCTTCCAGAGCAGCGATTTTTTCAGCGCGTTGGTTAGCAGCAGCCAGATCAGCAGCTAATTTAGCTTCTAATTCAGCGCGACGAGCTTCAAATACTTTAACGTTGCTTTCGTTAGCAACAACAGCTTTACCTTGTGGCAGCAGGTAGTTACGAGCGTAACCAGCTTTAACTGCAACTTGGTCACCCAGGTTACCCAGGTTAGCGATTTTATCAAGCAGAATAACGTTCATTATCAAATCCTCTATATTCGATTAGGAATACTGCAATTACTGATGTAAATCAGTGTATGGCAGTAGAGAAAGATAACGAGCACGCTTGATTGCGCGAGCTAGTTGACGCTGATATTTAGCACTAGTACCAGTGATACGGCTTGGAACGATCTTGCCGCTTTCAGTGATGTAGTTCTTTAAAGTAACGATATCTTTGTAATCAATTTCTGCAACACCTTCAGCGGTGAAACGGCAGAACTTGCGACGACGGAAATAACGTGCCATTTGACAGTCTCCTAAGTTTTCAATTCGACATTTTCGGCATGGATGACTAAGCGATTTTGGCCATTTCGCCCCTGTTGAAGCGTCATAAAACCTTGAACTTGTACTTCCACACCTGCTTTCAGATTGTCTGCCACGCTTTCAAAGCGTGGGCCACTCAATATCACTTGTATTTGTACGTAGACGTTGCGGAGCATATCTGCTTCATAACGCTGCGATTTGTGTTCTAGCATTATCACACTGTGTGCGATGCCTGCCGGGCTTTTAAAGCGTCTGGAACGGGTTATGGTTCCTGACAACACCAAGTTATTGGTGGTCACAGATAAACTTACTCAGCGATTTCTTCAGCGTTAGCTTCATCATATGAGCGGTCGCCAGCTGGGCCACGACGTGAATCGCGCTCATCTTTAGCTTTCGCCATTGGAGATGCTTCAGTAACGGCAACTTTAGTACGCATTACCATGTTACGCAGAACTGCGTCGTTGAAACGGAAAGCAGTTTCTAGCTCTTCAATCGTCTCTGCTGGTGCTTCAACGTTCATCAGAACGTAGTGAGCCTTGTGCAGATCTTGGATTGGGTAAGCCAGTTGACGACGGCCCCAATCTTCTAAACGGTGGATTTTGCCGTTAGCTTCGGTGATAACACCGGTGTAACGCTCAATCATACCAGGTACTTGTTCACTTTGATCTGGGTGAACCATAAATACGATTTCGTAATGACGCATTTATTGCTCCTTACGGTTATGTAGCCTCGTTATTGGCTCAGTCAGACCAAGTGGAGGCAAGGAACGAAAATAGTGACTGATTCGAGCGCGAGATAGTACAGAAAGCAGACGCGAAACTCAAGCAATAACTTTGCCTCAACCCGCAATACGGGTATGATGACGCCTCACCCCTATTCGGATATCAGACATCAGCCACTCAAGAACCCAGACTAATGTTACGAGCAATACTAAAAGTTATCGCCCCTTTAAGTTTTTTTTGCCTATCTTTTCCGGCACTTGCGCTTGTACCTCCCGATTATCAGGAACCGCCAAGCGATTTTACTGCTGAAGTCGAAGCGGGCTTACAGTTGAACACGGGTAATACCGAGTCGAGCAGTTTTAATGGTCGCACCCAGCTGATTTATGATGCCAAGCAAACGAAGCAAGAAGCCACGCTAAAAGCGTATTTTGCTTCAGAGAAAAACCAAACCACCTCAGAGAAGTACGAACTCCAACTGCAGAGCAACTATAAACTCACTAAGGGCTATATCTTTGGCCGGGGCGATTTTACTTGGGATCAGTTCGGTAGTTATACCCAAATCTCAACCCTATCATCGGGTTATGGTTTTAATGCCATCAGCAGCTATAAGACCAAACTCAGCCTAGAAGTCGGTCCGGGTTATCGTTACAACCTGCCAGCAGAATCGGTAACAGAGCCGGATCCCGCCGCCGAAAAAGATGTGATCCTACGAACTGCGGCAAAGTTTTCGCAAAAATTGCAGGAATACACCAGCATCAATGCGGACCTAACCGCCGAAGTGGGCGAAAATAACAATACCCTTACCCTCGATATGAACTACAAGAATTTAGTGTTTCAGGATTGGGCATTTAAGATTGGCATGAACATCAAATACACCGAAGTGGTGCCCGAAGGCAGTAAGCAGACTGACACTGTCACCACCTTTAACCTGCTCTACACCTTTAGATAATAGAGGTACTCAGTAGTTTGGCTGAAGCGATATACACTCTCAGCCAAACCTCAGATTCAGTGTCAGTTAGTAACCCACACACAAAAATGATAAGTGAGTCATTAAATCCCAACATTTTGCAACACTGAATAAACACCAACTCCTGATATACTCTCCCTGCAATCATACAAGGAGTAGTTAATGGCAAATCCGCTACGCACTTTCGCCTCTTTATATAGCACAACTCTATTAACTGTATTGGCAGGCGGTTTACTCACCACCTATTTGGGCCTGCGCCTGTCGGTAATGCATGTACCGCAGCTATGGATAGGTGGCATGATGTCGGCCTATTACGTTGGTCTGGTGGCGGGCTCGAAGATTGGCCACCGTTTGATTGCCCAAGTCGGGCATATTCGCGCCTTTGTCGCCAGCGCCGGGATTGTTGCAGCCTCCGCCCTAGGTCATGCCTTGGTGGATGAGCTAGCGGTTTGGATCCTCTTAAGGCTTATCGTCGGTATGGGCATGATGTGCCAATATATGGTGCTAGAAAGCTGGCTCAATGAACAAGCAGAAAGCAGCCAACGCGGCACTGTGTTTGCCAGCTACATGATAGTCTCGTACTTCGGCTTGATATTGGGTCAAGGCGCCATCAGCCTCTATCCCGAACTTGGCCTAGAGCCGCTATTGCTGATCGCCATCTGTTTTGCCCTGTGTATTGTTCCCATTTCCTTGACTCGCCGGATTCACCCGGCGCCACTGGTGCCCGCGCCCTTAAAAATCGCCCACTATTGGCGCAAAGCACCGCAGGCGCTGACCACCATAGCCATAGGTAGCATGATTGTTGGCTCCTTCTATGGTTTGGCTCCCGCCTATGCCAGTAACTTAGGTTTGCCGCCCGAGAAAGTCGCCACCTATATGACGGCTACCATTCTCGCGGGTCTGCTGGCTCAATGGCCGATGGGGAAATTGTCCGACATTATGTCCCGCAGTCGCCTGATACGTATTAACTGCATACTGCTTGGGATCTTAGCCTTAGGTATTGCCCTCACGCCTTATCATCCAGTGCTCTCCCTAGTGATGACATTTATGTTCGGTATTCTTGGCTTTACCTTCTATCCCCTAGCAACAGCACTGGCTAACTCCCGTGTCGAACAGAGTGAAAGGGTTGGTCTGTCGGCAACCATTTTACTGACCTTTGGTGTGGGAGCCAGTATCGGTCCACTTATCGCCTCAACCCTAATGCAATGGCTCGGTAACAGCATGCTCTATGGCTTTATGTCGGCCTGTACCTTAGTCCTATTTTTACGCCTGCGTTATGTTCATTCACGACAAAAAGCCGAAACCAATGTGACTCAAGACTACATTATGGCAACCGGTGACTTAGTCTCATCCCCACTGGCGGCCGCGCTCGACCCAAGGGTCGATGTCGAATCTGTGCAGGAACAAATGACACCAACGGCCACAGAGGATGAAGATGACTTAGGTGCCGATGCCTTCGAGGGTAATGACATTGACGGTGATAGCGAACAACAGCTGACATTCGAGTTTGAATTTAACCCAGAACCCAGCTTTGTCCACGAGGAGACTAACGAAATGGACGAGTCCAATCTCGATGCAGTTAAAACAGATTAATGGCTGATTTTAGACAGTAAAAAAGACGGGCTAGCCCGTCTTTTTATTGAAAACTATCGCTTAGCTTCGGCGCTGACGCACGGCTTCAAATAGGCAAATGCCCGTTGCGACCGACACGTTTAAGCTAGAAACGCTCCCCGCCATCGGAATAGACACTAAAGTATCGCAACATTCACGACTTAGGCGGCGTAAGCCTTTGCCTTCGGCACCCATGGCAATCGCCAGAGGTCCTTTAAGATCGGCTTGATATAGCTCGCAATCCGCTTCGCCCGCCGTGCCGACAATCCACACGCCCTTTTCCTGCAAATGACGCATAGTACGCGCAAGGTTAGTCACTTGGAATAAAGGCACAGTTTCGGCGGCGCCGCAGGCTACTTTGCTCACGACAGCCGTTAAACCTACAGAGTTGTCCTTAGGCACAATAATGCCCTGCACACCCGCTGCATCAGCGTTACGTAAGCAGGCACCTAGGTTATGCGGATCGGTAACGCCATCTAAAATCAATAAAAACGGTAAGTCAGTCTTAGCTAGCAGCTCATCTAAATCATGCTCAGCCAAGATCTTGGCCGCTTTAACACGGGCGACAATGCCTTGATGCTGAGTGCTTTCGGCTTTATCGTCCAGCACTTTGCGTGAAGTGACTTGGATACTAGTCCCAAAAGATTTAGCCTGGCGGATCAGCGGGGTTAAGCGCTCATCTTCACGGCCCTGCAACAACCAAAGCTCGATAATGCGTTCTGGACTGTGTTTTAACAGCGCTTCAACCGCGTGGATCCCAAAAATAATATCTTGTTTCTTCATTTACTTCTTTCTCGTGCTCCGCTTTGCGGCCTTTGGCTTCTTCGCCGAATCTTTTACGCTTTTCTTAGGCTTAGTGCCAGCTTTAGACTTAGATTTGCTACCCGCTTTATCTGAGCCAGCTTTCGCTTTAGTACCTGTCGATTTCGCCGCCTTCGCCATTTTAGCGCCTTCACGGTTGACCCGTTCACGCGCCGTCATGGGCTTATCTCGACTCGGTGCCGCCTTGCGGCGTCCACCTTTACCACTGTCACCAAGCATCATTAAGTCTATTTGTCTATCGTCCAAGTTTACCGCGGCCACTTTCACCGTGACAGGATCTCCCACCTGATAGACTTGCCCTGTGTGCTCACCAATCAAACGCTGACGCATAGGGTCAAATTGATAATAATCACTGCCCAGGCTAGAAATATGCACTAAACCATCAATAAATAAGTCATTTAAGCGAACGAATAAACCAAAGTTAGTGACAGAGGCAATAACCGCCTCAAAGGTATCACCCACATGGTCCTGCATAAATTCACATTTCAGCCAGTCACTTACATCACGCGTTGCCTCATCGGCACGGCGCTCCGTTGTAGAACATTCTTCGCCTAATTGATCTAATTCATCCAGCTGATAATGGTAGCCCCCATCGGGAGTCCACTTCTCATTGGCTTCGCCTTTCTCCTTCGCCAGTAGATAGCGGATCACGCGATGCAACACTAAGTCGGGATAACGACGAATAGGCGAGGTAAAATGGGCATATTCTTCCAGTGCCAAACCAAAATGGCCTTCGTTATCGGGCGTGTAGATTGCTTGGCGCATTGAGCGCAGCAACATCACTTGGATAAGCTCGGCATCTGGCCTATCGGCGATTTGCAGCATCACATTCTGGTAATCCGCTGGCGTTGGCTCGAGTCCGCCACCCATGCTTAAACCGCGCTCGGCCAGAAACTCTTTAAAGTTCGCCAACTTTTGTTCAGAGGGTGACTCATGCACACGATAGAGGATTTCGCCCTTATGCTTTTTCACAAACTTAGCGGCCGATACGTTGGCCAAAATCATACATTCTTCAATAATTTTATGAGCTTGATTACGCGCTCTTGGCACAATTTTATCGATCTTGCGCTGGTCGTTAAAAATAAACTGCGTTTCTAACGTCTCAAAGG encodes the following:
- the rpsF gene encoding 30S ribosomal protein S6, with the translated sequence MRHYEIVFMVHPDQSEQVPGMIERYTGVITEANGKIHRLEDWGRRQLAYPIQDLHKAHYVLMNVEAPAETIEELETAFRFNDAVLRNMVMRTKVAVTEASPMAKAKDERDSRRGPAGDRSYDEANAEEIAE
- the hydE gene encoding [FeFe] hydrogenase H-cluster radical SAM maturase HydE, yielding MHTSHIPIIKQASSCTQPSLLKPIALSYAQILELLQGQDDEWLFSRAQLATELEFQQQVYLRGIVEFSNHCRNHCHYCGLHSENRQVKRYRLSNEDILSAVDSIASLGLGTVVLQSGDDFSYRCKRISALISEIKQRHNLAITLSLGDRKHHELENWREAGADRYLLKMETFDRALFARCRPKAHFDERIARLAHLKSLGFQTGSGIIIDLPGMTDAILARDIQCLTELQLDMLACGPFIAHAQTPFATSSNGSALKSHRVSAILRLMNPGANIPATSSLDALEKGAREQALKRGCNVIMPSFTPTQVSADYSIYPGKNQQQHPAAERLKQICHQIQSHGLIPSFSRGDSKRSQYVSRH
- the rplI gene encoding 50S ribosomal protein L9, coding for MNVILLDKIANLGNLGDQVAVKAGYARNYLLPQGKAVVANESNVKVFEARRAELEAKLAADLAAANQRAEKIAALEAVVIASKAGDEGKLFGSVGTRDIADAVTAAGVELAKAEVRLPLGALRTTGDFEVEVQLHTEVKAVVKVSVVAEA
- the priB gene encoding primosomal replication protein N, whose protein sequence is MTTNNLVLSGTITRSRRFKSPAGIAHSVIMLEHKSQRYEADMLRNVYVQIQVILSGPRFESVADNLKAGVEVQVQGFMTLQQGRNGQNRLVIHAENVELKT
- the rpsR gene encoding 30S ribosomal protein S18, with the protein product MARYFRRRKFCRFTAEGVAEIDYKDIVTLKNYITESGKIVPSRITGTSAKYQRQLARAIKRARYLSLLPYTDLHQ
- the rlmB gene encoding 23S rRNA (guanosine(2251)-2'-O)-methyltransferase RlmB, which translates into the protein MKKQDIIFGIHAVEALLKHSPERIIELWLLQGREDERLTPLIRQAKSFGTSIQVTSRKVLDDKAESTQHQGIVARVKAAKILAEHDLDELLAKTDLPFLLILDGVTDPHNLGACLRNADAAGVQGIIVPKDNSVGLTAVVSKVACGAAETVPLFQVTNLARTMRHLQEKGVWIVGTAGEADCELYQADLKGPLAIAMGAEGKGLRRLSRECCDTLVSIPMAGSVSSLNVSVATGICLFEAVRQRRS
- the hydF gene encoding [FeFe] hydrogenase H-cluster maturation GTPase HydF, with product MCQGINPQEHSQSQSAPRGMRYHIALVGRRNAGKSSLLNMIAGQQISIVSDIKGTTTDAVTKAYELQPLGPVTFYDTAGIDDDGELGAMRVKATRKVLFRSDMALLVVDEQGLYPSDIALVNEIQQMRMPILVVFNKADICTPKAEDIAFCQQQSLPFIVVSATTGLAAKMLKQLIIDLAPAEYKQEPMLAGDLYQAGDVILCVVPIDMAAPKGRLILPQVQILREALDRNAIAMVVKETELEKALSVVTPKLVISDAQAIKQVAALVPISIPLTTFSTLFARFKGDLATLAAGAEALDKLQDGDKVLIAEACSHNVQEDDIGRVKLPRWINSYTGKQLEFIVTSGHDFPDDLEQYALVIHCGACMFNRNEMLRRIHECQRRSVPITNYGVAISKLQGVLPRVLAPFNCSPQ
- a CDS encoding MFS transporter; its protein translation is MANPLRTFASLYSTTLLTVLAGGLLTTYLGLRLSVMHVPQLWIGGMMSAYYVGLVAGSKIGHRLIAQVGHIRAFVASAGIVAASALGHALVDELAVWILLRLIVGMGMMCQYMVLESWLNEQAESSQRGTVFASYMIVSYFGLILGQGAISLYPELGLEPLLLIAICFALCIVPISLTRRIHPAPLVPAPLKIAHYWRKAPQALTTIAIGSMIVGSFYGLAPAYASNLGLPPEKVATYMTATILAGLLAQWPMGKLSDIMSRSRLIRINCILLGILALGIALTPYHPVLSLVMTFMFGILGFTFYPLATALANSRVEQSERVGLSATILLTFGVGASIGPLIASTLMQWLGNSMLYGFMSACTLVLFLRLRYVHSRQKAETNVTQDYIMATGDLVSSPLAAALDPRVDVESVQEQMTPTATEDEDDLGADAFEGNDIDGDSEQQLTFEFEFNPEPSFVHEETNEMDESNLDAVKTD
- a CDS encoding YdiY family protein — its product is MLRAILKVIAPLSFFCLSFPALALVPPDYQEPPSDFTAEVEAGLQLNTGNTESSSFNGRTQLIYDAKQTKQEATLKAYFASEKNQTTSEKYELQLQSNYKLTKGYIFGRGDFTWDQFGSYTQISTLSSGYGFNAISSYKTKLSLEVGPGYRYNLPAESVTEPDPAAEKDVILRTAAKFSQKLQEYTSINADLTAEVGENNNTLTLDMNYKNLVFQDWAFKIGMNIKYTEVVPEGSKQTDTVTTFNLLYTFR